A region from the Phaseolus vulgaris cultivar G19833 unplaced genomic scaffold, P. vulgaris v2.0 scaffold_20, whole genome shotgun sequence genome encodes:
- the LOC137817203 gene encoding uncharacterized protein has protein sequence MAQVLEMMRALQDNVAASRAEQEKMQAELAASQSRNDEMNRVNEELRRMLQAQKERAVEERMSMPPSPPRAFPMPFSPEIMKTVVPPNLVGVKASFTGVEDPEAHLTTFHTQMMLSGGSDAVYWKMFMSTLSGIAMEWFVSLPEGHIMSFQQFSKLFTEQYIVNRAPSVVSYDLFDVRQYQGESLKDCLNRFGEQVVRLPSKDEDMLVHAFKKGVLPGPFSESLIRSHPSTFAEIRRRAVAHIVAETEVYEKRGSVASPKPRGGQGKQQHQARVHEAKEGKKVQRKTRPYAPRKDQGRGRARENNEPPRYDFMVELADLIALPAIAARLQVPEKTDKVLGRKKNEWCEFHQAFGHTLHSCLALGHQLAELVKSGFLADYLRDAQGDRASGAQAGEQQHEILVHGEVQTIAGGFSGGGCTASQRRRYARSVMAISPR, from the coding sequence atggcgcaggtcctggagatgatgcgtgcgctgcaggacAATGTCGCAGCGTCGAGAGCTGAACAAGAGAAGATGCAGGCGGAGTTGGCTGCATCGCAGAGCAGGAATGATGAGATGAATCGCGTTAATGAGGAGCTGAGAAGGATGTTACAGGCGCAGAAGGAACGTGCAGTTGAAGAAAGGATGTCGATGCCACCATCGCCTCCGAGAGCGTTCcctatgccattctcccctgaaatcatgAAAACcgtggtgcctcccaacctggtgggagtGAAGGCGTCGTTCACGGGGGTAGAAGATCCAGAAGCGCACCTGACGACGttccacactcagatgatgctgtctgggggctcagatgcCGTGTACTGGAAGATGTTCATGAGTACACTGAGTGGAATCGCCATGGAATGGTTCGTGAGTCtgccagagggtcatatcatgtccttccaacagttttcgaagcttttcactgagcagtacatcgttaaCAGAGCACCTTCAGTGGTGTcgtacgatctgttcgatgtaCGCCAATAtcaaggtgagtcgctgaaagactgcCTCAACCGCTTCGGAGAACAAGTGGTTAGATTGCCCAGCAAGGACgaggatatgctggtgcatgcgtttaagaagggagtgctgcctggtcccttcagtgagtcgctcatcaggagccaccccAGCACCTTTGCGGAGATCCGGCgacgcgcggtggcgcacatagtggcagagacAGAGGTTTATGAGAAAAGAGGAAGCGTTGCATCACCGAAGCCGCGTGGAGGACAGGGGAAGCAACAGCATCAagcgagggtgcatgaggcaaagGAGGGAAAGAAGGTGCAGAGGAAAACTCGTCCTTACGCACCCAGGAAGGACCagggcagggggcgtgcaagggagaataatgaACCCCCAAGATACGATTTCATGGTAgagttggcggatctgatcgcccttCCTGCCATAGCTGCAAGACTCcaagtaccagagaagacagataaggtacttgggaGGAAGAAGaacgagtggtgtgagtttcaccaagcctttggccacacactccactcctgcttggcgttgggacaccagcTGGCGGAGTTGGTAAAGTCTGGATTCCTGGCAGATTACCTGCGGGAtgcgcagggtgatcgcgcatcGGGGGCCCAGGCAGGAGAACAGCAACATGAAATCCTTGTGCACGGGGAGGTGCAAACGATTGCGGGAGGCTTCTCCGGTGGGGGGTGCACCGCATCACAAAGAAGAAGGTATGCTCGATCGGTTATGGCCATTTCCCCGAGGTAG